The following coding sequences are from one Mugil cephalus isolate CIBA_MC_2020 chromosome 9, CIBA_Mcephalus_1.1, whole genome shotgun sequence window:
- the lamtor1 gene encoding ragulator complex protein LAMTOR1: MGCCYSSDNDTSSQNNEETKSLITPPNPASKPLNGNDWGNTNLPPQRTDEQALLTSILTKTAQNIIDVAAADSVMMEPNEYMDRARQYNTKLAMLSTSLPQKKTLPLPSLTSQPHQVLASDLVPYSDVQQVSKIAAYAYSAISQIKVDAKEDLVVQFGIP, translated from the exons ATGGGTTGCTGTTACAGCAGTGATAACGACACTTCAAGTCAG aataatgaaGAGACTAAGTCGCTGATCACTCCACCAAACCCTGCCAGCAAACCCCTGAATGGAAATGACTGGGGCAATACTAACCTCCCCCCACAACGGACAGATGAACAGGCCCTTCTTACGTCCATTTTGACGAAGACCGCACA GAACATCATCGATGTCGCAGCGGCTGACTCTGTAATGATGGAACCCAATGAATACATGGACCGAGCTCGGCAATACAA taCGAAACTGGCTATGTTGAGCACCAGTCTTCCCCAAAAGAAAAcgctccctctcccctccctcaccAGCCAACCCCACCAAGTGCTTGCAAGTGACCTGGTGCCATACTCAGATGTTCAACAG gtgtCTAAGATAGCAGCCTATGCCTACAGTGCTATCTCACAAATCAAAGTGGACGCTAAAGAAGATCTGGTTGTCCAGTTTGGTATTCCCTGA